The Candidatus Effluviviaceae Genus V sp. region GAATGGCATCGGGCGATGAAGTCGACGCATATCGCCCAGCTGGAGAACTCCGACCGTCTGCCAATCGTGTTGTCGATGGCCTGCATGACCGGCTGGTTCGACAACACCACCCAGGTAGGTCCGTCCGGGTCGTACGATTGCTTTGCGGAGCTTCTCGTCAACGCAGAGAACTCGGGCGCCATCGCCTGCCTCGCCGCCCCGAGGCCGACCGACGGCGGCGTCTACACGACCCTGACGGAGGACATCTTCCGCGCCGCCTTCGAGGAACACTGCGTCTACCTGGGCGAGCTCTTCGCTACGGCGAAGCTCCTGCATCTCGAGAGCGGCGGACAGGCGAAGTACGCTCGACACTTCAACCTCTTCGGAGACCCGGGGCTCGTCTTCGCCTGGAACGCGCTCCCCGGCTCCGGCACCGACCTCGTCATCAGGCCTCACGAACTTGTGGTCTCGCCCGAGTTCCCGTCCCATCAGGATGCTCTGAGCGTCTCTGTTACGGTGACGAACCAGTCCGCCGTCGACGCCGCTCCGGTCGTGCTCCGAGTACTGCTGGACGGCCCCTCCGGCCAGGTCTCGGAGGAGATCATCCTCCCCTTCGTGCGGGGCTGGTCCGAGGTGAACAGGGTGTTCACCTTCCCGGAGTCGCCGGTCGGCACCCATACCGTCACGGTCACAGTCGATCCCAGCGACGCCATCGATGAGCTCGACGAGTCGAACAACAGCGCCTCCCGCGAGGTGTTCATCTACCCGTCTCTCGCGGGCTTCCCGGTTGACCTGGGCACCGACCCGACCGCGCCGGCGATCGTCGCCACAACCGGCGCTTCACGATCGATCGTCCTGCAGGGCGCCGACGGACGCACGAGGTCGATCACGGCCGACGGCTCGATCGACTGGGAGTCCGATCCGGTGACGCCGCCGCTGCGACTCGGGCCGGAGCTGGCGACCGCGGCAGGCGACCTCGACGGCGACGGCGATGCAGAGACCGTCGTACTCAAGCGGATGGGTGCGGTGGCCTACGAGGCGGACGGCACGCCGATGTGGACGGCCGACACGGCCGAGCCGCTCGGGCGGCCGGTCATCGCCGACGCTGACGGTGACGGCGACGGCGACGTGATCCTGTCGGTCTGGAACCTGTTCGGCGGCGAGTCGATGGTCACGGCCATCGACGAGGGCGGGAGCACGGTCTGGTCCTGGACGGTCCCCGACGGACACATGATCTCGACCGCCCCGGTCGCGGGCGACCTCGACCTGGACGGCCGCATGGACATCGCCTGCGGTACCGAGGAGGGGTTCGTCCATCTGCTCTCGGGGTTGTCCGGTTCTCCCGTCGAGCTCTGGCCGGGCGGTGTCGACGTCGACGGTGAGATCCGCACGCTCGCGCTGGCCGACATCGACCGGAACGGCGTACTGGAGCTGCTCGTAGGCTGCGGGAGCCTCCTGGCTCTCGACGTCTCGGGCACGGAGCTCTGGTCGTGCCCGCTCGACGGCGACGTCGTGTCGCTGTCCGTCGGGAACTTCGACGGGGACAGCGCCAGAGAGGTCATTGCGGGAACGGTCTCCGGCAAGCTCTACCTGATCGACGCCGGTGCCCCTGTGTGGAGTGTGGACCTGGGATCACAGGTGCAGGAGTCCTGTGTCGTGGTCGACCTGGACGGCGACGGGGTCGACGAGATCGTGGCCGCGACCACCAGCGGCGATGTCATCGTGCTGGAGACCGACGGCACGGTGGTAGGTGAACCGATACCGGTCCCCGGAGGTGCGCACACTCCGTTCGCCGACGACCTCGATGGAGACGGTGTCGCCGAACTCTGCGTCGCAGGCGAGACGGGTCTCATCTTCGCGTTCGATCTGTGGCAGGATCCGGTCGCCGTCGAATGGGCGGGGCTTGCCGCGCGGAGTACACGTACCGGCGTCCTCGAACAGCCATTCTCCGGAGAGATCTCCGGACCGGTCGTCCTCTCGGGGGACTACTGGATAACGGACAACCTGACCGTGTCGGCCGAAGGCCGGCTGACACTCGCCGCCGGGACCGAGCTGACGTTCCTGAGCGGACCGACATCGCTCACGGTCCACGGCGAACTCGTTGCCGAAGGGACAGCGGAGCAGCCGGTCACCCTGCGCGGCTCCTCCCTGCGGGGAGACTGGGCCGGCCTGACGTTCTACGGCGGCTCGACAGTCACGCTGACGAACTGCCGGATCGACGATGCGACCTTCGGGATGCGCGGACAGCAGTCGACCGTCGCCCTGAACTCCGTCCAGATACAGAACGCGAGATTCGGGGCCGACCTGTCCCAGACGGCGTTCCAGGCGACGGACTGTGTGTTCACGGACGCCGACAGTTCGGGACTCCGTCTGACGAACGGCAGCACCGGTACCGTCAGGAACTCGACGGTCTCCGGCTGCACCAGGCGCGGGATCGAGTTGAGACGCCAGACCACGG contains the following coding sequences:
- a CDS encoding DUF1565 domain-containing protein, translated to MHLRKRRASGSGAHAERRQLRTHRMPTSIGCGEGGRAGMRFGLLSPMTITLLVCLVLTGTAAGPAEQQIGTGGPERTEDNAVAVCTITLEAPDMIADATPIAGTRPRFVSGSPADSEFVRLAALPDCREARITSVTWVSPDGTRRSLPLSAARVRDLGRIREQTIAVIALERSAAPAGGRVEITVEPVGARGPAARDAGPFTEACRRIVAGYDPVATGMWRPPSRGESRDADVTYCYSSADCAAAGIDFLFVAASDFAYSPAIYALAVHHASTLGLNIGIVSTEVLDELTPEALKGFLEAVYDAGGAEHFGDGRLGFVLLLGDAVADDNESVMIPAYYGYGGNEEASDHYYACLSGDDDFEDVMLGRLSVGNLTEVVRVVNKAWNYMPLPQGAAWRNSALMIGGLFYSTREQYVQLFNGYESILPDTMTVDRIYRHDFPNDAACASNIIDELNDGHLFTTFIGDGWIHEWHRAMKSTHIAQLENSDRLPIVLSMACMTGWFDNTTQVGPSGSYDCFAELLVNAENSGAIACLAAPRPTDGGVYTTLTEDIFRAAFEEHCVYLGELFATAKLLHLESGGQAKYARHFNLFGDPGLVFAWNALPGSGTDLVIRPHELVVSPEFPSHQDALSVSVTVTNQSAVDAAPVVLRVLLDGPSGQVSEEIILPFVRGWSEVNRVFTFPESPVGTHTVTVTVDPSDAIDELDESNNSASREVFIYPSLAGFPVDLGTDPTAPAIVATTGASRSIVLQGADGRTRSITADGSIDWESDPVTPPLRLGPELATAAGDLDGDGDAETVVLKRMGAVAYEADGTPMWTADTAEPLGRPVIADADGDGDGDVILSVWNLFGGESMVTAIDEGGSTVWSWTVPDGHMISTAPVAGDLDLDGRMDIACGTEEGFVHLLSGLSGSPVELWPGGVDVDGEIRTLALADIDRNGVLELLVGCGSLLALDVSGTELWSCPLDGDVVSLSVGNFDGDSAREVIAGTVSGKLYLIDAGAPVWSVDLGSQVQESCVVVDLDGDGVDEIVAATTSGDVIVLETDGTVVGEPIPVPGGAHTPFADDLDGDGVAELCVAGETGLIFAFDLWQDPVAVEWAGLAARSTRTGVLEQPFSGEISGPVVLSGDYWITDNLTVSAEGRLTLAAGTELTFLSGPTSLTVHGELVAEGTAEQPVTLRGSSLRGDWAGLTFYGGSTVTLTNCRIDDATFGMRGQQSTVALNSVQIQNARFGADLSQTAFQATDCVFTDADSSGLRLTNGSTGTVRNSTVSGCTRRGIELRRQTTVRLVSTLVTGVVEGHGIVCTRSSNAVIDSCMVTDNGGHGILASGSAPEISYCEISGNEDHGVRSIKVGAPRIARSTITDNEMGVSVEQGSTAILGSNMYPETGYNSIYGNTRAAVANYNGVDSPVFARWNWWGSPTPYGRLFIGHVAYNPWLDAPPDDRPSLAGDELPTAFVLHPNRPNPFNPVTTLRLEVPAGGGDVDVSVYDVAGRRVATLHSGPLPAGEHSLRWSGRDRHGNAVATGVYFGRMEAPGYTHTVRMLLLK